One window from the genome of Planctomycetota bacterium encodes:
- a CDS encoding sigma-70 family RNA polymerase sigma factor: MERIDMQPPFPPDQDRAEFMAQHWTEAMPSVRAFLFATVHDPAAVDDLLQDVALTALQKLAEFTRGTDFLAWTIAIARFKVMGYQRRLGDNRRQVGDAVLASLADAAIGVAHEGGRRHEALRHCIEGLPERQRRVLTMRYEQERPIEEIATHESATPNSITVFLHRIRIGLRLCIEQRLSEVRA, translated from the coding sequence ATGGAACGTATAGACATGCAACCGCCATTTCCGCCAGATCAGGATCGAGCCGAATTCATGGCCCAGCATTGGACGGAGGCCATGCCTTCGGTTCGCGCGTTTCTGTTTGCGACGGTTCATGATCCGGCGGCGGTGGATGATTTACTGCAAGACGTGGCGCTGACAGCCCTTCAGAAGCTTGCTGAGTTTACGCGTGGGACCGATTTTCTTGCCTGGACCATCGCAATCGCCCGCTTCAAGGTCATGGGCTACCAGAGGCGTCTGGGCGATAATCGGCGACAGGTCGGGGACGCCGTGCTGGCGAGTCTGGCCGATGCCGCGATCGGCGTTGCCCATGAGGGGGGACGTCGGCATGAAGCGCTTCGCCATTGCATTGAGGGGCTGCCCGAGCGCCAGCGTCGAGTCCTTACGATGCGATACGAGCAGGAGCGGCCGATCGAAGAAATCGCCACGCATGAGTCGGCGACCCCCAACAGCATCACCGTGTTTTTGCATCGGATTCGCATCGGGCTTCGCCTGTGCATCGAGCAGCGGCTTTCGGAGGTTCGGGCGTGA